AGTTGGGAGTTCCTTAAGCGTACCCTGGAGCAGTTTGGTTTCCCAAGTGCCACGGTGAAGCTTATCATGTGGTGTGTTACAAATTCAAAGCTTAGCATCCTTTGGAATGGGACTCGCTTAGATAGTTTTGCGCCATCTCGAGGGCTTCTCCAAGGAGATCCGATGTCCCCTTATCTTTTCTTGCTATGTATGGAGATCTTGTCTTTGCATATTCATGAGCTTGTTCAGCAAGGACTTTGGAAGCCTATTCACCTTGCTAGAAACAGCACGGGGTTGTCACACCTTATCTTCGCAGATGACATTGTTCTCTTTGCGCACGCCTCTTCAACCCAGGTTCAGGTCATATCCCAGGCTCTTAAGGACTTTGCCCTAGCTTCTGGGTTACAAGTTAACCTTGATAAATCTAGAATGTATTGCTCCTCAAAGGTAACGAGTGTAAGACGTCAAGCTTTTACCGCCATCTCCTCTATCTGTGGCACTTCAAACTTGGGAAAGTACTTAGGTGTGAAATTGAAGATGGAACGTAGCAGTCGGAGCCACTTCCAGTATGTGCTTGAAAGGATAGACCGTCGTCTCTCTtcatggaagatgaagatgctaAACAAATCTGGTAAATTATGTTTAGTGAAATATGTTTTAAGTTCCCTTCCTGTTTATGACATGCCGGTGGCTTGGTTGCCTACCTCTGTGTGTGATCGAATGGaccaaataaacaaaaaatttaTCTGGAGTTCCAACCCCTCTAAGAAAGGCTGGCATCTGGTGAAGTGGGGTACGATGACGAACGTGAAGAGTCAAGGTGGGTTAGGGGTTCGTGAGGCTAGGACGGGAAACATTGCGCTACTTGGCAAACTGGTTTGGAAGGTTTTACATGAGCCTTCCTGTCTATGGGTTCAGCAGTTCAAGAGCATCTACTTGAAGGAAACGAATTTCTTTGATTATAAGATTAAGGGTAATGCCTCTTTCGCTTGGCGTACTATTATTCGTGCTCGTGATGCTTTAAAACACGGGTTTTCCTTCCTCCTGCAGCACGGGGATTCCTCTTTTTGGTATAATGATTGGGCTGGCATTGGTGCTCTTTGCCATTATGTACCATATGTCCATATTAGTGATGTTGAGTTGAAGTTGAAAGACATTTGGAACACTGGTTGGCAATGGAACAAGCTATGGACAATTATCCCGCAGGAAATTTTGGATCACTTGAATCAAATTGCAGGGCCTACAGGAGTACCGTTCCCTGATGCTTGGAGGTGGCAGAACCGTCCTGATGGCCTTTACACAGTGTCATCTTGCTACTCCTGGCTTAGGGACCAGTCACATGAAGGCTCTGATCAGCGGGTTTGGTCTAGAATCTGGAAACTGCAGATCCTGGAGAAGTATAAATTCTTTTTGTGGCTTTGTCTTCATAATGCGATCCCAATTAATGCTCGCAGGTTTACTTGTCAGTTAGCAGCGAGCCCAGCGTGCACCCTTTGCTCCCATCCGTTGGAGGATGGCTTACATTGCCTCCGAGATTGTCCCCATTCTAAGGAGATCTGGTTAAGGTCAGGGTGCGCTTTCTATACTGCTTTCTTTGAAACAGACTTTTGGAAGTGGATAGAGGATATGGTGAACTATTCGGACGCTGCAAAATTAGTCCATATTTTATGGTGGGTTTGGCGTAGAAGAAATAACATGGTTCTGGGTGATGAAGTTTGGACTATGCACCAAGTTCAGCGTCAGATTATGAGCACTATACCGGACCCTGCTTATTGGACCGATGTCGACGTGGTGCCGCGCACAGCTCCTGGTTTTGATGCATCACCTTCAGGTTATATAGCGCTGCATGTAGATGGAAGCTTTCATCGTACCTCATCGGTTATGAGTTGCGGTGGTTTCCTCAGTGATCATACCGGTAAATGGATTGATGGTTTTGCCAGTTGTGAAGGTGTTGGGGAGGTTTTTTTGGCGGAACTTCTTGCCATCATTAGGGGTCTGAATTTGGCATGGAGGCGAGGCGTTCGTAAACTCATGGTGCACTTTGATTGCTTGGAAGTAATGCATGCTCTCTCGGGTACTAGATCCCTGAACTTATACTCTTATGCAGCATACTTAGTAGAAGCAAGGAGCTTACTCAACCAGGAGTGGGAAGTGTCCCTTCATCCTGTTCCCCGTGAAAGGAATGCGCCCGCAGACGCTCTAGCGCAGATGGGGTATAGACTTAGAGTTAATTACTCTTCTTGGACTACTCCTCCTGCTGAGATTGCCCCTCTTGTGGGGTGTGGCTAGtttctttgttgttttgtttcgTTTTGTCGTTGTTTCTTTTTcccatgtaccaaaaaaaaataaaaattaaatatattatatattatgatTTTTGTGTCTATTTCAGCATATGAGGTCCAAGTTCGTTCCTTATCTTTTAGCAAGTAGGATCTTGAACCTCAACCCCTGCTTTGCTATTGCGCTCTCAATTTCTTTCTTGTCCCTCACCCTGCTGCTGAGTGTTGCTGTCTCTCTCTGAACTATGGCAGCCACGCTCAGTCTCTTAAAGCTTCCAATTCTTCCTAACAAGCCACGCCAATCAACCTCAAAGCTTGTTCCTATTCCTTATATTTCTGCAAAACTAGACACCCCTAAAGATTTCCCCAACCCACAAAAGCTCTTGGATCAAAATGCCAATGCTCTTCTCAAACATGCATCTCTTTCCCTCACAGCAGCCACATTTCCATTCTTATTAGAACCCAAGGATGCACTTGCTGTTGGTGGAGAGTTTGGGATATTGGAGGGAAGAACATTTGCTCTTATACACCCCATTGTGCTTGGTGGTTTGTTCTTCTATACATTATATGCAGGTTATTTGGGGTGGCAATGGAGGCGAGTAAGGACTACCCAGAACGAGATTAATGAGCTCAAGAAACAAATCAAACCTGCCCCGGTCACCCCAGATGGCAAACCTGTGGAAACAGCACCATCACCGGTAGAACTCAAAATACAACAACTTACTGAGGTAGGAAGCGCTTGTGCCAAATTATCTGCATTTGCAATGAGACATTAAGAGCTTTTTTGTTTTTGCCAATTATCTATGTATTTGTTTGGATCAGCGTTTGTCAAATTGATttgatataatatattatagtaAAAATTAGTTGAAAATGAAGTgaacatgtttggatacatttatgAAAACGTGATTTTTGTCGGGCAATCTTATGAAATGCTATGTAACATCTCATAATTTATTATATGCAACGCAGAAGCTATTCTCTCTAACTTCTGCTAGAATTGATCTTGTGTATGAAATGAATTCTCCAAAATGACTCTCAAATATCAATATTTTCATTTAGAGTTGATTTTACTTTACCAGACTGATTATGAGGTTTCCCAATGGGAAACCCCCTCTACATAATCACCTAAAAGTTATTCTGGTAAATGAGATTTGATTCTAAACCTCTCAAACATGGAACCAAACATACAATGAATTTATCATTAGATGAGCACTTCAacgtgtgattttttttttctaatcctaaTTCAAGCATTCTAAAATGATGTTGTACTGGATGCTGGATTGTATTTTATTATTGTGAACAATAAAATTCATAGGCTAGTCATGAAATGCTGCATTCTGAATTCTGAATTCTGAATCTGATGAGCACCTAATTTATTAGCTACCCATATTCAGGAGAGGAAAGAGCTGATCAAAGGTTCATATAGAGAGAAACACTTCAATGCAGGATCCATACTTCTAGGATTTGGAGTGTTTGAGGCGGTTGGTGGAGGACTGAACACATGGCTTAGGACAGGAAAGTTATTTCCTGGTCCACATTTATTTGCAGGGGCAGGTAAAgattaaaattttcatttcatgaaaaaaatattcatttttaaGAACTTAGGAATGTTTGTAGCTTTCAAATGGGTAGAATAACAATGGAGATACTTAGGTAGCTTTGCTGATTGTATAAAATTGACAACTTGTGTATAATCTTTGCCATCCAGGTATTACAGTCCTATGGGCACTGGCTGCTGCCCTAGTACCACCAATGCAGAAAGGAAGTGAAACAGCCAGAAATCTTCACATTGCGCTGAATACATTAAATGTTCTGCTCTTTATTTGGCAGATTCCCACTGGACTTGAAATTGTACTCAAAGTTTTTGAGTTCACCAAATGGCCCTGAATGTAATTAGATTCTCATTGGTAAGTAACTTCCCTGGTATAATTTACTTACAGTTTAGCTTTCTCACAACATCAAATAATGCAACAAAATTGTATCTCCCATTTTCTTTGGCCTTGTACCATAATTGTGTGCACTGTGCAGTCAAGTGTTGAATAACTGCATTACTTCATTTTTTGATATA
This is a stretch of genomic DNA from Lotus japonicus ecotype B-129 chromosome 1, LjGifu_v1.2. It encodes these proteins:
- the LOC130727349 gene encoding uncharacterized protein LOC130727349, whose protein sequence is MDFLETKLVCWNVRGAVNVRGRRVVRDLVDKFRLEIFIVVETHCPFSKAAAFWDQLGYEECGLAEATGFAGGIWMMGAKGRNFTISVLDVHSQVVTVQIVGLESSWMLIGDFNEIMYPSEVKGGQFCLQRSQRFLTMVERCDLLDLGAIGSKYTWFRRTELGQSTSKRLDRALGDVEWRHLFPEAEVVETGWNHGDGRILSRLEHVQHGATEFNKNIFGNIFQRKRTCENRLKGVQRAIEEGETSRLLRLEKDLQQEYGTILYQEELLWYQKSREQWVRFGDRNTRFFHAQTVIRRKRNKIHGLVLPNGTWSTEQVKLVDAAHSFFLGLFASPAISDPEAINLQSLPRLSLEGVEALLEPVTKEEVRLAAFSMKSFKAPGSDGFQLFFFKHYWSLIGDDVWRFVEDAFVNGYSDHGILDTLVMLIPKVDFPKHLKEFRPISLCTMIYKIITKVLVGRIRPYLGDLIGPLQGSFIPGRSSADNILLAQEAIHYMKKTKLKKGALAMKIDLEKAYDNISWEFLKRTLEQFGFPSATVKLIMWCVTNSKLSILWNGTRLDSFAPSRGLLQGDPMSPYLFLLCMEILSLHIHELVQQGLWKPIHLARNSTGLSHLIFADDIVLFAHASSTQVQVISQALKDFALASGLQVNLDKSRMYCSSKVTSVRRQAFTAISSICGTSNLGKYLGVKLKMERSSRSHFQYVLERIDRRLSSWKMKMLNKSGKLCLVKYVLSSLPVYDMPVAWLPTSVCDRMDQINKKFIWSSNPSKKGWHLVKWGTMTNVKSQGGLGVREARTGNIALLGKLVWKVLHEPSCLWVQQFKSIYLKETNFFDYKIKGNASFAWRTIIRARDALKHGFSFLLQHGDSSFWYNDWAGIGALCHYVPYVHISDVELKLKDIWNTGWQWNKLWTIIPQEILDHLNQIAGPTGVPFPDAWRWQNRPDGLYTVSSCYSWLRDQSHEGSDQRVWSRIWKLQILEKYKFFLWLCLHNAIPINARRFTCQLAASPACTLCSHPLEDGLHCLRDCPHSKEIWLRSGCAFYTAFFETDFWKWIEDMVNYSDAAKLVHILWWVWRRRNNMVLGDEVWTMHQVQRQIMSTIPDPAYWTDVDVVPRTAPGFDASPSGYIALHVDGSFHRTSSVMSCGGFLSDHTGKWIDGFASCEGVGEVFLAELLAIIRGLNLAWRRGVRKLMVHFDCLEVMHALSGTRSLNLYSYAAYLVEARSLLNQEWEVSLHPVPRERNAPADALAQMGYRLRVNYSSWTTPPAEIAPLVGCG
- the LOC130731424 gene encoding uncharacterized protein LOC130731424, with translation MAATLSLLKLPILPNKPRQSTSKLVPIPYISAKLDTPKDFPNPQKLLDQNANALLKHASLSLTAATFPFLLEPKDALAVGGEFGILEGRTFALIHPIVLGGLFFYTLYAGYLGWQWRRVRTTQNEINELKKQIKPAPVTPDGKPVETAPSPVELKIQQLTEERKELIKGSYREKHFNAGSILLGFGVFEAVGGGLNTWLRTGKLFPGPHLFAGAGITVLWALAAALVPPMQKGSETARNLHIALNTLNVLLFIWQIPTGLEIVLKVFEFTKWP